A window of Drosophila subobscura isolate 14011-0131.10 chromosome E, UCBerk_Dsub_1.0, whole genome shotgun sequence contains these coding sequences:
- the LOC117891938 gene encoding uncharacterized protein LOC117891938: MKITHCGSTLLGIILLALQLQGNTKVIHQRIKKESRRGDLNATFSQTLPHAAINITEVGLGKTELSVIEAARHRVSFIQKGSGKAAGPWMTWHIFDYGLHNSSGNQWGS, encoded by the exons ATGAAGATTACTCATTGCGGGAGCACCCTTCTGGGGATCATATTGCTGGCACTGCAGTTACAGGGCAATACAAAAGTTATTCATCAACGCATCAAGAAAGAA TCTCGGCGAGGGGATCTGAACGCGACTTTTTCCCAGACTTTGCCACACGCAGCCATCAACATCACCGAAGTTGGCCTGGGAAAGACAGAGCTCTCAGTTATAGAGGCCGCCAGACATAGAGTGTCTTTTATCCAGAAAGGCAGCGGGAAAGCCGCTGGACCATGGATGACCTGGCACATCTTTGATTACGGATTGCACAATTCAAGTGGTAACCAGTGGGGAAGCTAA